A single Entelurus aequoreus isolate RoL-2023_Sb linkage group LG11, RoL_Eaeq_v1.1, whole genome shotgun sequence DNA region contains:
- the LOC133659717 gene encoding free fatty acid receptor 2-like has protein sequence MSLEEIVMQECSTELCLSVYVITFVLGFPANVLAFYTFSMKVRQKATPIDILLLNLTISDLLFLLFLPFKMQEVMNNMLWDMPYPLCPLSGFIFYMTIYNSTFFLTAVSVERYLGVAFPIQHSLKRRPLYAVAASVFFWIFSFTHLSIVFIMPIIGAKEDLLEDTLSANEEHENATAGLNASTSAPQTVEVCYDNFSAAQLEVLLPVRLELCLVLFCIPFLICSFCYINFIRILSRLQHIDRRRRLRAIGMALGTLLVFAVCFGPYNVSHVVGFLTWQNPEWRDKALLCSTFNACLDPLIFYFSSSAVRRTVGSVMQGVKGRLSRCLPCGVPRACGGRAQPDKESKQEQINAV, from the coding sequence ATGTCTCTGGAGGAGATcgtcatgcaggagtgcagcaccGAGCTCTGCCTGTCGGTCTACGTCATCACCTTCGTGCTGGGCTTCCCGGCCAACGTGCTGGCCTTCTACACCTTCAGCATGAAGGTGAGGCAGAAGGCCACGCCCATCGACATCCTGCTCCTCAACCTGACCATCTCGGACCTCCTCTTCCTGCTCTTCCTGCCCTTCAAGATGCAGGAGGTGATGAACAACATGCTGTGGGACATGCCGTACCCGCTCTGCCCGCTGTCGGGCTTCATCTTCTACATGACCATCTACAACAGCACCTTCTTCCTCACCGCCGtcagcgtggagcgctacctgggcGTGGCCTTCCCCATCCAGCACAGCCTGAAGCGCCGGCCGCTCTACGCCGTCGCCGCCAGCGTCTTCTTCTGGATCTTCTCCTTCACCCACCTCAGCATCGTCTTCATCATGCCCATCATCGGCGCCAAGGAGGACCTTCTGGAGGACACTCTGAGCGCCAACGAGGAGCATGAGAACGCCACCGCCGGACTCAACGCCTCGACGTCGGCGCCACAGACCGTGGAGGTGTGCTACGACAACTTCAGCGCGGCCCAGCTGGAGGTGCTGCTGCCCGTGCGCCTGGAGCTCTGCCTGGTGCTCTTCTGCATCCCCTTCCTCATCTGCAGCTTCTGCTACATCAACTTCATCCGCATCCTGTCCAGGCTGCAGCACATCGACCGGCGGCGCCGCCTGCGGGCCATCGGCATGGCGCTGGGGACGCTGCTGGTGTTCGCCGTGTGCTTCGGCCCCTACAACGTGTCCCACGTGGTGGGCTTCCTCACCTGGCAGAACCCCGAGTGGCGGGACAAGGCCCTGCTGTGCAGCACCTTCAACGCCTGCCTGGACCCGCTCATCTTCTACTTCTCGTCCTCGGCCGTGCGGCGCACCGTGGGCAGCGTGATGCAGGGGGTGAAAGGTCGCCTGAGCAGGTGCCTGCCCTGCGGCGTCCCGCGGGCCTGCGGGGGGCGGGCCCAGCCAGATAAGGAGAGCAAACAAGAGCAGATCAATGCCGTCTGA